The sequence below is a genomic window from Mytilus edulis chromosome 2, xbMytEdul2.2, whole genome shotgun sequence.
ttttgttcactgATGAATCCCGTTCTGTATCCTATTGTACTCGAaatattattcattaagttttctAAAATCAAGAACGTTTTAAAGTTCGAACAATTGTCTTTCTACTAAGTTTCTAaaataatattattgttttttgcCTGAAGATGATAACTATGTCTCGTACTCACACTATGCGTATGTTATTGCAAAAAATGATGGAAGTGAAAATACTaaattatctttgtttttattatcTTATAGATACGATGTCTCAGACAGAACTTCTTAAAAAACTAAAGAACATAAATTTTCGAAAACCTCCaacaccaccaccaccaccaccaccgccGCCGCCAACTCCACCACCAAAAACACCACCACCAAAATATATGCCATGGCCATGGAGAACCGCAAAAAGAGCTTCTGCTTTAGTTTCAAAACAAGATAAGGGAAATTTAGCAGACTATACAATATCTAAATATGGAATAAAATATGATGACACAGGCATTCCCATTTCCGACAAAAAACTTTCTAGACAAGCAACAAAATTTATACCACCACCAAAATCTTTGATGCGCATGTCTAGGGAAAGTTCAGTTATCTCTAGATCAAACTCGCTTCCCTCTCTCAAAGAGTCTCAATCGACCGAAACTCGCCCACCAACACGCAATTCTAGTCCAGATGACTCGTTCTATCGGTCTCAGTCAATGGAAGATATTCCAGCAACATCAACAACTGATCTTGACAGTCAGGTGGTATCGACGATAGATCCTTTATCAATGCAAGATATTCAGATACCAACACCAAGTACAACATTTAATTCTTTTGCCCCACCGAAGGGAACACAATTACCTTTGATAATACACAAACCAGTCATAAACACTGGAGTAAGTTCAGCTGCTTTGACAAAAGATATACAGACACCTGCTCTAAAGCGAATACAGATGTATAGAGCATTATCTACTGGGTCAATCGGAACTTTCTCAGACAGAACACAAACAGAAATATTGATGGAAGAAGAGAAGGGAATAAATGAAGCAGATGTAGTGAATAAGACAGAAATTATAAATGATAAAGATAGACCCTCCataatagataaaacaaaacaatataataaaacaGTTCCACATTACATGTTTCCTATAAGATCAAATTCGCTTACTAAATTTGAGAAAAAGATGAGCAAAAATCCTCTCTCCCAGACTCTGCCAAGATCGAAAACAGAAATGGTACCACTGTCCGACAAAATAAATAGACCGAAGAAAAATAcattgaaaaagaagaaaaagaagggAAAGAAAAGTAAGAACAGTCCATATATGGACAGTCTCACACCAAGAGCTCTTCCTCCGATTGTAACATTAAGCCAGAAAAAAGGCTCTAACAATAAAGTTAAACCTGTAGACTCAAACAAGAAGCGAAAATCAAAGACTAATGCGAACTTTAACACTGGAAGTTCGTCAAACAAGTCGACAACAGCAGAAAATGATAACACGCCAGGTATTATTATTCATGATAACTAATAATTATTGCTTATATACTACAGTATAAGTTCTTTGGCATAATAATTATTTTACTACAATAAGATTAATCTGGTTCGATTAAGATCAAAACGTAATAGCTAAATATATAAATCGTGCAAAAATAGCTAAACCAAGACAGGCCTATGCAGAATAAAAATGGTCTCGAATTTTAAACTATAAATGACTACGCCATCTCAAAACTCTGAAGCTACAAGCAACGGCTTGATGTATGCTATAAACAATAAACGCCTGATTGCTGTTCTCGTTTAGTTAATTGGGTCTCTGTGTATTCGGTAAAAAGTGTAAATATGAGGGAGGAATTaaaagaccttaattaaaaaattaaagttgtgttttcattacaaaataatttttaacggtatcttgaaatgaaaaaatgtaaatgttgGGGAAAATATAATAGTTGTGTATCACTAGTACATGTAATATCAAATTTTGCGTGGAATTGCACAGAAAAAATGGCTTGGGTTAATGTTACCCAACATCACTCACATATTGATTAAaattactttattcaaataaggATATAATTTTGTTCCTATCTGATGGGAAGATTTATCAACAATCAACAGCcaattcatttgttttaatttatatttgtattgctCTATCCTCAACtatcttgttatattttaaaaaacagaTCAGTCTTCTCCAAACCTTGGAATGAAATCTGAAACATTTGTCAGAAAACAAGAACAAACTGAGCATTTACCACCTACGACTGACTTTTTACATAGGATGAAATCATCTGCGACGGATTTTCAAGGTAATCTTCGGAGCCAAAAATCAATTTTACTGACGTATTTTCTTTTCTATAGATTGATATTGACTTATAGGATAATTAGTTGAATATTGGTTAGAAAGCTGcttaaaaaatgtgtatttttttttcccCATCAGATTCACATTTTGATTACTAATGTCTCTTCAATAATGATCGaagacaaaatattttaagtaaataACCATACACAAAGAGCAGACAAAAACTAAAAAGAACCAATCGTAAAGCCAAAAAATGACAAAGAATCTAAGCTATGCACAAGAAAGATATATAttccttaattaaaaaaattataacagcAAATGTATACAGTATAATATCCGTAATTTAATTctagtaccgaagtactggtCACTAGGTTGTTGAAACTCTCGGGTACCCTCAGTCGACCAGCAGAGTTCTCGACTGAGTGGTAGTGAtacattaacggtactaattgTACTGCACCGGATGCGCATTTCGATGATTTtgaaatgtctcttcagtgatattcGAGACCAGGATATTTGAAATCCAAGCAAATAGTGAAGggcagattaaaaaaaaaacccaagaagaTAAAAGTTAAATACGAGGAATCAGAGCTATTCATGTGGGAGATACATTCCTTGAATGAttcgaaatttataaaaaaatagaacaatatccTTTAGTCGAAAATCATGACATTGAACGAGATATTACACTTACATTACAAACAAACTCAACTTAAAAAATGGTGAAAAAGTTATTGTTTTACTCGAATGTgtattatgaatgtaaaactgtTTTTATTCTATTATAGATTCTGGCATATCTGCCGACGAGTCATCACTAGATAGACAAAGATCGTACTGTGCTACTAAACTTCCAAGTTTAACGACAAACTCAGAAGTTGGTAATACTGAACAACAGAAAAATGATGAACAAATCAAACTTCCTAACCTCGAGACAAAACAGAAAAGTTATGTGAGACCGTGGCGATAAAGTTTATGATAGTGTGAAAAAACACCCAATAAAGACGGAATTCTTCATATTAAtaatatttgtcttttaaaaatgttttaatttgataaaagaaCAGAAGAACATGCAATAAGAAAATATCAATGCCATATTTGAATccaatttatttacataaaagaaATCAAGTAATCTCTATATTTGAATAGAATGTATATCAAAACAGGTGTTTCACTAAATCCTTTAACACTTACATGTCCCAATAGGAATTGAATGTTCCATAAAACATGTTATGTTGATCTTTTAGAGATATTTTGCACCTATGGCTCAGTAGTATTTATACATCTTTAGATTTTACATACTTGAATATAAGCGTTCCAGATTATAGAAAATTTAGTAAAGCTTCAGACGCACGAAATTtattaaatactattttattcTACTAGTACTGGATCGATAATATTGCTGTGGAATTACTAGTCATCAATTGGATAATCAGCTCattagtcagtgcttcggtactaacattataatatttataataaatagaTGTAACGATGTTTACTTTGACttctgtttttcaatttaaatggcTAGCGATGCATGCATAGTCAGAAATGAAACGCTGTCAATGAAACAGGTCTTGCTCCTCTTGGAGTTCTTGCCACACCCTTTTTTTTTGGGGTATTGTAAAAGTGTATAAAAGAGATTTGAAGATCGGTTAGCTACCATTGCATTTTATTGTTTCTCGTGCTTATCGTTTTGGTGTGCACTTTGAATTGAATTTATCCAAACATAATACTGCCAGCACCAAGTGACAATATTTTGACCACGATTTGTTCCCTCTTCTttgtctttttacatttttttgggcGTTTGTGTATTGTCAATAGTTATGGCTATTCGTTACATTCGTGTTTATCCTGTAGTATGTAAATTTCTGGAGAGATATTGCGCCAGGATAGAAGTTGTTAGCATGCTGCTATCAGTAATTATCGTACTGGTAGATGCTTCAATTAAAGTAAGGTGCGGCAATCAGGATTGTCTATTCGGTTATAAGTTGAAGCCTTTTAGAATAGTTAATTTTATAATcgattaaaaaatatgaaaacgcAGATTTACATAACGTTGTAACCAAAATCACAAAAGGAGGAAGACTCTCCaacttataaatacattttttttctccattgaATTATTCTTTCTTGCTTCAAACAAAACTTTGACCATTAGATCTAATTCTTCTAGGAAAAATATATATCGCAGAGAGTTATTTATATGATCTATCTCATGAAAACATCATCCAAGAAAAATGGGTCAAGAAATTCGCCACTGAGATAAAGTGATAATTGTAACCTTTCTTATGAATATAGGGAAatatgttaccatggttactgtgTCAACAAAGTTACGTTTAACTTCATTAAATGAAAAGGGCactttagaaataaatgttattagaTGTAATCTATGTCAGTGGTTTTATAAATAGCTTTAACTGAGTGGTCTTGACATTTTATCATTATAAGATATGGAGTTGGTAATCATACCGAAAATTATTTCAATGGTCATATAGATCAATCAGACATGATTGAATTGAACTGATGATACATTTCCCAAGTTGTGTCCGTGGACgaagtaatttttgtttattgGTTCCTTCTTTTTGGTGATTAGTAGAACTACACATTTATCGGGGTGGAACTGCAACATAAGTTCCTTATGATGTCGTGAATGAACTCTACTGGTTGTGTCTCGAATGACAACTGTTTTCTAAACTCGTGCTACATTTGTAGAGCTCGAGGGTGTTATTCTTATCTCCATGATTCATTATGTGGCAGACAACTATATGCTTCAATATTTTGCAGCAGATGGAGGTAATAGGTCTATAATTAATAGCTTTGAAATGTTTTCCTTTCTTTCAAACTGGGCATACACTTGCTGTTTTCCAGTGAGATATGATCTTCTATATATCATTGTTAGGATTGGTGTTACTTTTAATGCCATCTTTTTTAGTACTCTAGGTGTTAAATCGTATAGGCCTGCTTTTTATGTAGGTTCATTGCTAATAGTAGCTTTTTTATATGGTGTACCATTTGGTTCAAAAGGTATTTTTGTCGGTTAACCGCTATTTATATACCGGTTAACCGCTAATTTTATCGGTTAATCGCTATTTTTATCGATTAACCGCTATTTATATGTCGATTAACCGCTAATTTTATCGGTTAACCGCTATTTATACCGATTAATCGCTATTAATATGTCGGTTAACCGCTATTTTTATCGGTTAACCGCTATTTTATCGGTTAACCGCTATTTCTTAGTGTTAATAACTTTTAATTTATCGTCTATgcacaaaacaaataattattaaaaataagtaaGTGATTGATGGAGGAGGTTTATCGCTTAACCTGTTAACACAGTAATTTTAATTGCTTACTCCTCCCATTTTGGTCAATTAAAATTACTTGAAGAACGCCCACATGTTCCGAGCGTTGAACACGTGGCAATATTATAGCACATACCACTATATCGCACGTCAgtaatctttattttatttatgacaaAACGGATTGTTTTGCATGAATTAATCACCAAAAAATGGATTCATTTACTTATCAACTTCCCCTCTTCTCCCACCCTACCTCCTTTTTATATTTACGCCGACATAACCACACGGTAGACGCTTTCCTGGTGGTAGAATTTCTCCTCTTCATTCCTTAATATCATAATTTCTAGATCGATTTGTGAATTATTGTTGGTTGGTTCAttctctttataaaaaaaatgggaaaACATATTAAGCGCtagttgtttttggctttttaaccATCTTTAACGCTTCCAAAGGATACGTAagacgcagaaattaacaactataggacaccttcaacaatgagtaaaacccatactgcatagtcagctatataaggcctcgaaatgacaaacgtaaaacaattcaaacgaaaaaactaacgacctaattgatgtacaaaataataaacgaaaaaccaaaagtgtaacacagcaacaaaaagtaaataaaaaaacattggatGACAATAAATTAGAATGTCCCATgggagtttaaaaaacatttaatgGCACaagtaacacgataccgaattgCATATCTCgcgatttttaaaatattttgtacactttTTGACTTTAATCCGAATTAAATCGgaatatgaaatacaaaatagaggtcacaatttttgtttttttgcaattttcattggAAACTTAAATTTTATGccaggttcacactgccgatcagatcaattCGATGATCCCTATTGTCCCTATTCCACCACCAAGCGAAACCAAAatcttgatcgggcctgtttacgacttctacccgactgtTATTCGACAGATTGTACACGACTTTAACTCGACCATCCACGACTCCAACCCGACCACTAATTGATTAAATATTCGATAATTCCGACCAATTTACGATCCACACGATGTTTACTCGACTTGTTAGACCAAATCAATGATACTCGTTCACAGCATGATCTCTACCAAACCAGATCGACCGAATCGTATAGATAGTCGGGAATTAGTCGGGTatatacaatttttatataaaaacatcatATTTTATTATGCGACGCCGCAGTGTAGGGGTCATTAAGACTAATACCGAGTTCCACTATAAAATTTATACGTCGGGTTGCTTTGCTACAACTAAAAGTGAAAAAATGGGGTATAAGTGTTGCCTTTGTCCATCCGTAAGTACATTGTGTACGTACGCTCTCTTCAAGCTTCGTCACAACCTTTGACCTGTCTCTCTGTGCTCTAtaaatccaactgctttatttccaTATAGATATTCTAATGGTTTTACTCGGACCTTCTGTGCACTACTGAATTTAACCAAACAAacgaagaatgtgtccatgggacatagataatgccccagcttgcatataacgttataaaggttCATTCCCCGAGAACGACAAAAGTGACGCCTTCCAAATTCgatcttgatctgtgttttatgataataagtgttgtgtgtaagtttcataaaattttattgaggCTAAAcaaaattagagaacggaaacaaattGTGAGGACATACGTAGAAGACGAACAAGAAGGCGTAGACAGCAACGGATGCCGAGACGTCTAGGTTAGGCAGTGTGTAACACGGCGACCACTGTGTGAGTAGCATCAGAGACTTGCAGGAGTTCGACAAAGAGGACCCCAATGGTTGAAAAACTTCTTCAGAGTCTAAGCTGATATGTTTTGGGAGTTTAACTGGTCtttaaatttcttgaaaatgacaccacaaaatgagatttgtcactggattagtacttatgttagatagcaatatacataaatttGACCATCCCCTTTTCCTTGCTTTTTTACAAATGAAGCTtgctgtttgtgtcatatatatatgcatacatgtatgtgtgtatCCATGGCAATTACCTATTGGCTAAAAACTATTGTAGAAAGGTGGTAAAGCTGTCATATATTTCCCAAAAATTGACCAGAAGTAGACTTGTAATCCCCTGGAGTgaaaccttttctgaaactgtttacgtATAACTATCAAGAGATCAAATCAAAATCAGTTGTCTTTCGtcttattttctgtaaaattgcGTCATAAAGTTCGTTTGTACGGTAACAGAaagttgttcatttctgtattatttggtGTCCTGTGGAGAGttacctcattggcaatcatacctgatcttatttttatactacacaacagtcaaacagaaaatagttcaTAAAACAGGTAAACCCCACTTTGGAGGTTTTATTAGTCATTAGCATTctaataatgattttttattgcacaattactttcatatCTGAAAAAAACCAAGGGACCAAAATGCAGAATCTAtttcccttccggaacacctgcaCGAGATAGTCCCAGGTTTTGTAAGGTTTCGTGTTGCTAATTAGTTTTAAGCTTTCTATTTTGTGTTATGTGGACTGCTGCATGTTTTTCTTCtcgtcgtttttcgtttttcttaATGGCTGTGTAGGTATTTTCGAAATTtcagtttgattgttcctttggtatcttttgactCTCTGTTAAAATTTTACCCCTCCTTGCAAATGTACAGACCAGTACTGTACATGGAGGAtttttggtacaattaaaaataaatagtgacAATATACTTTTGCGAAAGCAAAGTTATGAGAGTTATTCAgatttgcaaacatttttactGAATCGTGTAGCAATCATGTGTACTTGTATATGGCCGAGTAAAGATCGAAGAGATGTCGAATATGGTCGCGTagagatcgggtattggtcgattTGGTCTGGGGTCAAAATAATATAGAGGTCGCGGTGATCTAAGCGATCGGGCATCGGTCGAGTTCATCTGGACCACAGATCAACCAGGTTGGCGTTGATCGGGAAATGATCTGATACTAATCAAGCAAAGGTCGAGATGATCGAGTAAAGATcggtaaaatatttgtattccacCCAAACTCGATCTTTACACGATcatttcccgatcaattcgaccgttACTCGACGAATAGTCGATCTCTTCTtgtgtatatcattttattctggtatcacctaagttgaacaaaggtatacagaaaaacatattaaataacaTTACATTGCATTGTACATTTGGAAAGGAAGCATTAAATATGATTGactggcttctcgatccttactcgaatgtttttaacatgtcaaAAATTATCGGGTAGAATTTCAGATTGATGACGACCAATATAGACAACCTCGAgcattcttgtcgattgagtcagaccagtatCCCGATTACTTAATTTGTCATGATCGGgattgatcgagttgatctgatcggtagtgtgaacctagctttagtTACCCGCACAAGATCAGCCAGATTCACACAGTCGATTAGATCAACTCTATGAACCCGATTGCTCAAATTCCCACGATCAAGCGGGACCACATTCTTGACCAGGcttgtttacgacttctacccgaccgcAATCCTACTGTACAAGATTTTAACTCGACAATTCACGACTTCTTAATGACTACATCATGACTCCAACCCAACCACCACTAGAATAAACATTCGACTATAAGACGAATTCACAATCTCTACAAGATCTCTACaagatctttactcgactagctagaaCAAGTCAACAAAGCTCGAACTCAGCCCGATCTCGACCAGAATTAATAGACTTGATCGTAAAGGGGTCGTAGGGATAGCCGGGAATTGGTCGAGTAAGTGCAATTTCATTAGAAAAAAGTCGGATTGTCTTATGCCCCGCCGAAACAAAGAGACATTTAGTGTTACACTTGTCAATCCATTCGTCCGTACGTCTGTTCATTCCACatattagtttccgttctctaactttggTTTGCCTCTATTAACCTaatgttatgaaactcatacacacTGCTTATTACTAGTATCCTAATCAAATATCACAGATTAAATATCGTTATATGCGAACGGGGACTAAAGCGTCCGGATAAAGTGCACCAAGGACTCTGGTACACTGTACTGCAACTACAAAGGATTATTCTCAGTCACACTATTAGCCCTCGTTGACGCATATTACAAGTTTATATGGTACAGAGATGGAAGTGCGTCTGACTCTTTAACCATTCTGAATAGAGGACTTTGATTGAGGAACTAGAAACACCCACTGCCCGGCGATATGGAGAACACTCATACCGGTACCTCATGATGAATATGATGCATTACCATTGAGATCTGGATGAAGCCGTACTCCAGATATATCAAAACCGAGACTATCTTATGCACTATTTCAAAATGCCAGCAGGTTCAGTTGAGTGGCAAGAGAGTATGATTTTGTTCATCAGTGCTATTGTAAATTAAGCTACTTGTAGTTTTATCGTTAAACCACTGGTAGATGTTTTGCCTTTTTTAAGTTTCAAAAATGATTCGAAACGtttgtatttacttatttattaGATTTACTGCTCTTTTCTTGAAAATGACACCACTAAATGAGACTCGTCACCGGATTGGTACTTATGCAATATGACAGGCGCAATGTGtatttggtgggtttcgtgttgctaagaTTTTAGTTATAATGAGTtgtggactgctgtttgtcttgTCGTCGTTTTTAGCTTTTTTCCATGGCTGGGTCGGTTTGTTCTTGACCTCTGGGTGTGATTGTTTGTTTGGTATATTTGCCTCTGTTAACGTACAGCTAAGTACGGTACACGGGGAAATTTTTGCGGATTTCATTTTCgtacatttcaaaataacaaggACAATATATTCTTGCGGGAAAAGTTATGAGAGTTAATTAGATCTACACATCGAAAAGTGGTTGCGTTTGGTCGAATAGAGATtgggtattggtcgagttggtctaggataaaaaaaaaaaatattagtaatcGCAGTGATCGATGACGTTGGTTGAGAAACGATCGCATTTTAGTCGAACAAAGGTCGTGATGATCGAGTACTGAttgttcaaatatttgtattcagACCAAACTCGATCCCTTTACGATCCTTTTCCGATTGACTGGCTTCTCGAtgcttactcgaatgtttttgaaaCGTCAAAAACTCTCTGaaagaaagtcagatcgatgacgagtaAGGTAGACCaccccgaacattcttgtcgaactagccagaccagtctcccgatcacttTATCTGTCTTGATCGGAATTGATATAGttggtctgatcggcagtgtCAACCTAGCTTTAGCTTCAAAAATACTAGACTTCTTTGTTACTTAATTAAATTCTCATCAATAAAATGACCTTTAGCTGTCATATATCACCATTTCAAAACCAAATTCTAAATTGTTGAATTAAACAGCTTTGCATAAAGTTTAACCTATAGAAACCATGTATATCCCGAATTTTTCGTGTATAATTTGTTATGCCAATTCATAGCCAATGTTTAAATCTTTAAGAGACAGATGCCGAATCACTATAACGAccgaaaaaaaaatccctaaGACAGTGTGAAAACCTTAACACATTAGCACATTTACCCTAAAGTCTTAATGCAAATTAATTGACTAAATTTGTGGCTAAATTATATCATCTTATAATTATTTTGCATTAATTCTTTATCCCTCATTTTTTTGCCAAGCAACAACATCAAAAGAGCTATATAAATGTTCGTGAGAGTCGGGCTCGATGATATTAAAATTGgctttaacgaacgcaacctatgtattactggtaaattattaaaccagggatatcgttaccataaattacttaaaacctttactaaatttttccatagatataaagatttggttttgaagtttggttgtacctgtagaaaacttatttcaaacgggatagcacatcctcatgtttacggaaatgttgttaaccgtgcccggaaatttagaaatgatccatgtaaacttgttgctcctttaaataaatttattcttaaaggttacctattcaacactgtaataagatcattgaatattgtttttattggtataaatattgatttttttacactaaatccattgtatgttggatgtgtacggattgagtgtttagtcttagaggcatgatttttttattagttgttagtggctttaaactagctgtcagataactgcgagtactctcagatctgttcattgtgactttttgtgtcgggatgtataagtacccggtcacgtccacttgtattttttgtctatctgatgagttaagcctttttcaactgattttttatagttcgttcttatgttgtactgttataccactgtcccaggttagggggaggattgggatcccgctaacatgtttaacccccgccacattatttatgtatgtgcctgtcccaagtcaggagcctgtaattcagtggttgtcgtttgtttatgtgttacatatttgtttttcgttcatttttttacataaataaggtcgttagttttctcgtttgaattgttttacattgtctcatcggggccttttatagatgactatgcggtatgggctttgctcattgttgaaggccgtacggtgacctatagttgttaatgtttgtgtcattttggtttttttgtggatagttgtctcatttgcaatcataccacatcttctttttttatatttgagagTATTTTCATAGATTGAAATGATTTCCGTGTACATATTTTATTATCATGCATAAAACGATGCATCCAATGTCGTCTGATAGGACCCGACACTGTTATAGTATGTCGGCAGTTATAGCTTGGGTTTGTCCTCTAGCTTAGACttgattataattaaataaaaaaaaatatcatttaccaGTACATGTTAAATCAGTCATAAATCTATAAATGATTCATCAATATCATGACAGATATGCCATCATTAGGGCATACAACtatcaattatcaatttcccctaGACTTTTGTGATTGCTCTACATAACTAATGGTTCAACATTTGACACTTGTCCTCGTCAGACTGCAATAAATTTATGCGAATATTTCATGATACTTTGTATTTtgctattaaaaaataatgaatatattcTTTCTTGTTTAAGTTTCTGTTCTGCAATATTTCAGTagaatcaataaataataataatacatatatatatgttttgtaattATACTAGTTTCGTCGTTTTTTACGTTATCATAACCACTTATACTAATCTAAAATTTGTTAGATTTGTATTAATTTTAATGGTCACCTGTTGTTTCTGTATCAGTCGCTTCATCTTTAATAAACCCTTGGAATACATGCTGTGATGGACACTATTGTGATTCAGATTGATaacatttgtttcttttaaatgtatttcaaggtCAAGAATGCCATATGTTGTAAATCTTAAACCTTTAGTTACAATAACACCTATGAATAGTATGGCGTACGGAAAGGGTCAAAAGTAAAAAGAGCAGCATAAGCTATATTTAATAGCTTATGCTGCTTTGTAGCATAAGCTATATTCGACGTACCGAAAGGGTCAATATCTATTTGTCTGGTTATGCTGCATTTTAATCGCAT
It includes:
- the LOC139510896 gene encoding uncharacterized protein, with translation MDTKGCILFLSEILFVLHIQSVSADCTFDSSLVGSWTSNVYETITVSSSVLTLGSHTFNINGKTTTDWTCHDNTTEPYVILRSEIFELYKSESVAYICMEATAVNNNSYYFYMNSPKNTFIGSERIHIFGTASNATGNATEICTETPSKAEFISMVRTGSEEIALADCPDPLYRNFTYIFNTDGTDICSSPKNGFVSVCPSRQELNFDYDKCANKIAYTTFGRLGCVASIIDDSSGTHYTSLYNFDDTVNRLTTHRFTCAAVQNAASGDIQVTYTPGQCVADQTYTTIPTSGGRNKGGLITLTPNEITTTSTSTTTTTTTTATPTTTPEATTTETMTNTTESAAVDSNDSNIWPIVGAVLGGLLVILLLLIILYCLLRKKKVPEAKDDLVKVEDGLDDDQSDDGSIPSIEYPETWDTPTKDPIGPLRRYVTTDTMSQTELLKKLKNINFRKPPTPPPPPPPPPPTPPPKTPPPKYMPWPWRTAKRASALVSKQDKGNLADYTISKYGIKYDDTGIPISDKKLSRQATKFIPPPKSLMRMSRESSVISRSNSLPSLKESQSTETRPPTRNSSPDDSFYRSQSMEDIPATSTTDLDSQVVSTIDPLSMQDIQIPTPSTTFNSFAPPKGTQLPLIIHKPVINTGVSSAALTKDIQTPALKRIQMYRALSTGSIGTFSDRTQTEILMEEEKGINEADVVNKTEIINDKDRPSIIDKTKQYNKTVPHYMFPIRSNSLTKFEKKMSKNPLSQTLPRSKTEMVPLSDKINRPKKNTLKKKKKKGKKSKNSPYMDSLTPRALPPIVTLSQKKGSNNKVKPVDSNKKRKSKTNANFNTGSSSNKSTTAENDNTPDQSSPNLGMKSETFVRKQEQTEHLPPTTDFLHRMKSSATDFQDSGISADESSLDRQRSYCATKLPSLTTNSEVGNTEQQKNDEQIKLPNLETKQKSYVRPWR